The segment CATGAAATGAATCTGTTGGTTTTTTTCACTAACttttacaattattattaaatgcaTGTACATGCGACAATTCGTGCTGATctgttcaataaaaaaaactacaatgaAGTTTCCTGTAGATTAAACAAATTTCTTTCCCTGCTAACTCTGTAATGAAAACTAGTTTATACTTTTATTATGATGTACCCTCTTTCAAAATGTGATGTAATACATCGTCAACCTAAACCCTCTACATAATACATTATATGATATATTATACATACTATGATATACCCTCCACCAAAAGTTTTGAAATAAACCCGTAAACctttgaaaaaatcaataacattATAATTTACACTAAGACAAAACAAGTCACAATCATGAttttaagataaaaaatatGGTTAGTTCGGAAGAAAAGTGTGTAATAatggaataaataatacagATGGAGGCATAGAATCTTGAAATTCATCAACATCAAAGTACACAAGAGGACGAGGGGGTAAATTAACGGCAACTAACTTACATTTAATAGACTTAAGGTCAAGTGTCACCATAGTAGATGGTGAATAAGAATTTAGTTTATGAATGTTCAGTTCACTAGACTGTATCGCTACAAAAGATACATTATCTTTAAATGTAGCcgtaaaataattttccttaTTATCATACTTGATTCCAACGATAACCAACGAATTCTGCGGAGAGATTTCTGCTCTCAAAAATTTCACTATAccatttgattttgttaaaaACCATTGATCCCGaaattttggttttaaaacAAAGCTTTCAGTTACATGTAGTCCACAGCCATCTATAGTCAAACAGGgatatttcttttctttgggACCATGATGTACATTAATTGAGGCATATAACTTGCATCTGCCCGCTACTTGTTCCACACATTTTGAACCTGTCTTAACATCTcgtttaataaactgtaaaaAGTTTTCATAATCATAAGAAGACCAATCGTCCAATGGACCAAGTTCTTCAACGTCATCAAATACGTGGAGAAGATTGTGCACATTGCTGCTCATATGGGTGCGACCATAGTACAGTGggaaatcaacaacaaattgtTGAAGCATTCTTTTTGCAAGCGGGTTTAAATTTTTATATACTGACGATGAGAAAATAGTTATGCCACAAAAGTAGAGCAAATAATGGTTAAAGCCGTCACTGTGCATAAAATCTTTATATATAACAGGGCTAATATAGTGTAGAAAAGACCTAAATTCAGTTGCTTTCCAATACTGAAGAGTGTCAAGAGATCGAAATGGTCGATGTATTTCAGAAGGCAGTTTCGTTTTCATCAAAAAGTGAGAGGCATTTTTCTTGTGTTCACTAGACCATATTACAAAACTTATAAATTTATGATGAAAAAGGCCGTACAAAATTTTACGAGTGTTGCCAATATCGATAAGATGAAGTCGATCAGAAGTGGGAAAACTTTTGATCATATCTAATCCACCAATCTCTTCTAAAGGAGATCGAATTTGTTTATGATGCTCTGTATCGTGTCTTTGTCGAAAACTTTCATCTGTACGTGATGGAGCAGGTTGTGGTGAACAAAATATTACTTTGCGCTCCGGTTTTACAAACTCTCCAACGAGAGTACACTTTGTGCACCCATGTTTTGCCGGAAAGTACATTACCGATTTTATAAAGGCCCGCGCAGGGGTATCGGTGACAAAAGCCTTGGCAAAAATTTTTACAACTTTCTCTCCAAACAGCATGCCTATTACTTGCAAATTGTTTAATTCATCTACGAGCTGTCGCAAATAAGGCTCTAAGTCGGTAGGTTTTTTCTGACCACAAAATACACCTGCGATCATTACCGGGCAATCGGGAAtttcttttactttaaaaAGAATTGGCCAAAATTGTGTAGCACTACTTTTGAAAAGAGGAAGCCCATCGATAAAAATATGTAACGAAAACTTATTTTCCTCTGGAACatgattcctaaaataatttCGAAGGCCAACTTCTATCCCTGAGTACCACATTTGTCCACCTGCTATATGCTGAATCTCTTGGCTAACTTTAGGAATTTTTAGTAAAGTACGACCATCTTTAGGAAGTTCAGGATGACCaaattttcttaaaattgcTAGAAGCAAGTTGAGAAAGTTGCGAGAAAGATGACCCATTATTGCCAAATATCTCAAAGCTTCTTTTAAACtttgaaaatcattcaaatagttaTAAGCATCATAAAAATCTTCAGCACATTCTTCCTGTTCATCTTCTATATCATCCAAATTATTTTCGTCAACAGTTGCAGCGCTGTCATTGTTAGTATTGTTAGTATCTACATCTATGCTAAAGCTACACTCTACATTCGCACCTAAGTTGCTATCAGTACTATGCAATTCGTctgtaaagaaacaaaagagaaaaacataGCATTAGTTAAATTAAACACGTATATATGGCACAAAAAGTCAGTtaacaatgaaatgaaattagcaCCTTCCGACAGCGACTGGCATTAACACGGAGACACGACCTTCCATCTGGCCCAGGCACAGGCTTAAACAGGTCAggacagatttttttttacgagaATGCTTATTAGCAAAGGATTCACGACCGTCCCCGGACTGTCAGTAGTTCATCGGCGTTTCGGAGGACGAGGAACACGTGTTGTTGGAGTGCCCGCGCTTTGCTGCAAAATCCAGAAGCGTGTCGGCCATGGTTGATCAGGTTCGATTCGACGGACACCCTCCAACCTCACCTGTCGCGAGGTCGAGAGCTGGAGCCTTATCTACGAAGCTTCTAGGCGGATCACGGTTCAACTACAGGGAGCATGAGACAATGAACGAGTTGCCCTGGCGTCGCAGATCATTGAGTAATACGAAGAGGAGATGGCCATCTTAGAGACGCAACCTGAAACTGTTCGGCGCGTCCGCAACGAGCCACGCAACGCTAACCGACGAGAGGCAACGATGCGTTGACGAGAGAAGCTTCGAGCCAGACTTCCTCCAACCCCACCAGCGTCACTGCAGATTGCGGCTGGTCACGGCGCGCTTAAGCAGCAACAGGCAGGGTTCAGGGAGATGATACGGAATCGCCAATAAACGATGAGAAGCAAGCTGCAGTGGCCACGGATGTTGGTCTCAGCGCTGCCGAGGTACCCGCAGCGGTCTAGTTTGAAGTAGACAGCAACGTAGCCTTCGGAAGTTGCTTTGCTGCAAGGAAGAAAGTCCTACTAATGTATCGttaaagaacaaaacatcATTATGTCTCCCACGATGGATGTTTGGCTAATTCAAGTGGCTGTCTGTTTTTactaaaaacaatttaaaaagcaaaaataaactttttggATTCACACTGCCAACCAGAAAACGACGACGTGATTTCCTAAGTAAggttaaacataaaaaacgtCATGTTGCCATTGTGGGTGGCGGTGCAGAACCGATGCAGAAACGATGGCGGTGCAAAACCTAAAATTGCGATCGGAATATGAATCAACGTAGCTGCTGATTACCAATTGGCAATATACTGCGACAAAATTCCGTTTTCTATGTATAATAGTTCTctaaaaaacacaatattaGTTACTTACTGAACATCCTGCTCGTCGATGCCGGAACCATGACAGGTGAGGAAGGCTCCATATTATTGATCTCATTGTCTATTTCTCTCTCAACTTCTTCCATAAAGCGACGACGCTTCCGATATTGGGATGATCTTGAAGCCATTGCTGATGGTACTCTCGTAAATAATCTGGATCTAAAACTGCACAAAATATAGATTAATACActtctgctttgtttttcaaacACCGGCTCCTTTACACTTGTCTGTCCTTCGCCGACGCACTTGCAATGTCAACCAATACATGCATACATTTGTAAGCCACTGTGTATATACATGGTAGCTGTGTTTATAACTCATGATATGGATTGAAAATCGTTGTTGGTACCCAAGCAGAAAAACTCATCCGTATGTTAAAAAGAGATGGCAATATGAAATCTTGCAAGCAATTCAAGATACATGGGCGAAGTGGGGCAGAGCGGGTTGAGGAACCGGagaaaaactgctcgaattgtCCACGGGGttgtaaacaaacattgaCAGGTCTCCCCCACAATATGGCGCCCAgaaaaagctataaaaatcaaccttctaaatataTACACCTTGGTTGGGATGGAATTCATAAATTGCATGAACGATTTGAAAATGTTATAGCTTCTGACGGGCAATACTTTGGATAAAATATATTGTAAGATTTTTCCACAATAAAGCATAAAATTTCTCTAAAAAAATCCGGTTTTTAAGTTGTACATCcaatatataaaaatctcgtgtcacggtgtttgttgctagcaacctccgaaacggctggaccattttcaacgaaactttgcacgcACCtgatggtggtatgagaataggttttaagactcACATAATTTTCAGATGttacactaaacttaattAATTAGCAATTTTCTAATCCCATACCAAGAGccatattgttgttgttgtatgaagCACTTTGACACTCGATGTTAAGTGCAGTTTACACTGGTGTTAAAACCCCGCAAACAGATTCGAGCAGTTTGCGAGCTCGCACGAGGCCTCGCAATCGCGATAGCTTTTTCGCGCTGGTATATGGGTACAGATATTCTCTGATATACGCCATATTCGATATACAGGCATGCCTCGAGATACTACCCCTTCGAgctacgacgattcgcagataggatgatgttgattttgacagttaaaagttctCATTGACAagtatttgatgttttttttttaatttctgggCTGACaaccgttatacacacatttccaaagattccacaactaccctatcttgaatatctatattgtgtacggctttaaattataattattatgttATCTGTAAACATGCACTATAAACCTAGCTTAAGTTTCCATTATAAACGTCGTTGCGCGATAGTTGTAATTACCTTGGGAATAAACTGACGGATAACCGTCATTCGAAGATTGACGCACAAGCGGGAAAGACGCGTTTAGTTGCTTTGtggaaatttatttatttgtgaaCCCTTTTCACAACTCAGAAGTGAGATACGTTAGCCATCGTTATGCCTACAAAGGACGAAATGCTGTGCTTGCTTAAACATGGCGAAGTCAATGTACCCacaacccgctgcgcaaatttgagcagtttcctgcgcaggaaatgtaccaaagtccgcgctggccagcgcagattttggctggtctcccgcgcgggacttcagcgattcctgcgcagACCTGCGCAGggttagcgccatctgttgacgaAATgaacgaactatttatggtggcggagcaaaaaaaaaaacggtcaaaaaatttaaaataatt is part of the Anopheles gambiae chromosome X, idAnoGambNW_F1_1, whole genome shotgun sequence genome and harbors:
- the LOC133391547 gene encoding uncharacterized protein LOC133391547 isoform X1; protein product: MHVLVDIASASAKDRQVFRSRLFTRVPSAMASRSSQYRKRRRFMEEVEREIDNEINNMEPSSPVMVPASTSRMFNELHSTDSNLGANVECSFSIDVDTNNTNNDSAATVDENNLDDIEDEQEECAEDFYDAYNYLNDFQSLKEALRYLAIMGHLSRNFLNLLLAILRKFGHPELPKDGRTLLKIPKVSQEIQHIAGGQMWYSGIEVGLRNYFRNHVPEENKFSLHIFIDGLPLFKSSATQFWPILFKVKEIPDCPVMIAGVFCGQKKPTDLEPYLRQLVDELNNLQVIGMLFGEKVVKIFAKAFVTDTPARAFIKSVMYFPAKHGCTKCTLVGEFVKPERKVIFCSPQPAPSRTDESFRQRHDTEHHKQIRSPLEEIGGLDMIKSFPTSDRLHLIDIGNTRKILYGLFHHKFISFVIWSSEHKKNASHFLMKTKLPSEIHRPFRSLDTLQYWKATEFRSFLHYISPVIYKDFMHSDGFNHYLLYFCGITIFSSSVYKNLNPLAKRMLQQFVVDFPLYYGRTHMSSNVHNLLHVFDDVEELGPLDDWSSYDYENFLQFIKRDVKTGSKCVEQVAGRCKLYASINVHHGPKEKKYPCLTIDGCGLHVTESFVLKPKFRDQWFLTKSNGIVKFLRAEISPQNSLVIVGIKYDNKENYFTATFKDNVSFVAIQSSELNIHKLNSYSPSTMVTLDLKSIKCKLVAVNLPPRPLVYFDVDEFQDSMPPSVLFIPLLHTFLPN
- the LOC133391547 gene encoding uncharacterized protein LOC133391547 isoform X2, whose protein sequence is MASRSSQYRKRRRFMEEVEREIDNEINNMEPSSPVMVPASTSRMFNELHSTDSNLGANVECSFSIDVDTNNTNNDSAATVDENNLDDIEDEQEECAEDFYDAYNYLNDFQSLKEALRYLAIMGHLSRNFLNLLLAILRKFGHPELPKDGRTLLKIPKVSQEIQHIAGGQMWYSGIEVGLRNYFRNHVPEENKFSLHIFIDGLPLFKSSATQFWPILFKVKEIPDCPVMIAGVFCGQKKPTDLEPYLRQLVDELNNLQVIGMLFGEKVVKIFAKAFVTDTPARAFIKSVMYFPAKHGCTKCTLVGEFVKPERKVIFCSPQPAPSRTDESFRQRHDTEHHKQIRSPLEEIGGLDMIKSFPTSDRLHLIDIGNTRKILYGLFHHKFISFVIWSSEHKKNASHFLMKTKLPSEIHRPFRSLDTLQYWKATEFRSFLHYISPVIYKDFMHSDGFNHYLLYFCGITIFSSSVYKNLNPLAKRMLQQFVVDFPLYYGRTHMSSNVHNLLHVFDDVEELGPLDDWSSYDYENFLQFIKRDVKTGSKCVEQVAGRCKLYASINVHHGPKEKKYPCLTIDGCGLHVTESFVLKPKFRDQWFLTKSNGIVKFLRAEISPQNSLVIVGIKYDNKENYFTATFKDNVSFVAIQSSELNIHKLNSYSPSTMVTLDLKSIKCKLVAVNLPPRPLVYFDVDEFQDSMPPSVLFIPLLHTFLPN